The Candidatus Kryptobacter tengchongensis nucleotide sequence GTGCACCCTTTAGGGTGCGTAATTTAATTTTCGCAGGCTAAAGCCTGCGGCTACTTTTTGTATTTTTTTGTGGTTGCATTAAAGAATATCCGACAAATCATAATCAATTGAACCCTTAAATTCATAATTCATCCAATCATTTGTCAATCCTTTCCTTACTGGATTTTCCAGAATATATCGTATATGTTTTTTCAAATCTTCATCCTTTCTTAAAATATGGTCGTAAAAATCCTTTTGCCACTTTGCATCCCAACCATTTCTTGATAACCAATATCCTGTTTTCTGTTTAAAATAAACTATTGCTTTCCATAAATCTGCTTCCTCTGAATTTCCTTCTAAAACTAAATGCAAATGATCAGGCATAAAGAGATAAACCCAATTTTTGCAATCAAA carries:
- a CDS encoding Transposase IS200 like encodes the protein MPDHLHLVLEGNSEEADLWKAIVYFKQKTGYWLSRNGWDAKWQKDFYDHILRKDEDLKKHIRYILENPVRKGLTNDWMNYEFKGSIDYDLSDIL